A single region of the Leptodactylus fuscus isolate aLepFus1 chromosome 5, aLepFus1.hap2, whole genome shotgun sequence genome encodes:
- the LOC142202998 gene encoding transient receptor potential cation channel subfamily M member 7-like, with product MDPINLPWIEKTFYKRDCVSIILHSREPHRCIPGCQICQQLVRCRCGRLIREHGFFDGNPGINPSDDCTQSAAWTVEKNTVKSPTDAYGTIDFQGGSQGCKSKFVRLSCDSKIEDILHLMVKEWRMQLPKLLICVHGGTQKFNLHPRIKDALSNGFVKAAEATRAWILTGGVNNGVAEHIGDALKDHTSHLCHKVCTIGITPWGLVDGRQDLIGRNVVAPYQTLLNPLSKLHLLNNVHSHFILVDDGRVGQHGADIHIRQELERRISLTQIHARTGKQIPLVALILEGGPNTILTVFEYLQRTPPVPVVVCEGSGRAADLLAYVYKQTESQG from the exons ATGTATCCCTGGGTGTCAGATTTGCCAACAACTTGTCCG GTGTCGCTGTGGTCGTTTGATCAGAGAACATGGGTTTTTTGATGGAAATCCAGGCATTAATCCTTCAGATGATTGCACACAATCAGCAGCATGGACTGTGGAGAAAAACACAGTCAAAAGTCCTACAGATGCATATGGCACCATTGACTTTCAAGGTGGTTCACAAGGCTGCAAATCCAAG TTTGTAAGATTATCTTGTGACAGTAAGATTGAAGACATCCTTCATCTCATGGTTAAGGAATGGAGAATGCAACTTCCAAAACTGCTTATTTGTGTCCATGGTGGTACACAGAAATTTAACCTTCACCCTCGTATTAAAGATGCTCTGTCCAATGGGTTTGTTAAAGCTGCAGAGGCCACAAGAGCTTGGATATTGACAGGAGGAGTAAATAACG GAGTTGCCGAACACATTGGAGATGCTTTGAAGGACCATACTTCCCATTTATGCCATAAAGTGTGCACCATTGGAATAACCCCATGGGGTTTAGTTGATGGTAGACAGGATCTGATTGGAAGAAAT GTTGTAGCCCCATATCAGACATTACTAAATCCTCTCAGCAAACTCCATCTACTCAATAATGTTCATAGCCACTTCATCTTGGTGGATGATGGAAGAGTTGGACAACACGGAGCAGACATTCATATACGTCAGGAATTAGAAAGAAGAATCTCTTTAACACAAATACATGCGA GGACTGGCAAGCAAATACCTCTTGTGGCTCTAATACTAGAGGGTGGTCCTAATACTATCCTCACAGTCTTTGAGTATCTTCAACGAACCCCTCCAGTGCCAGTCGTAGTGTGTGAAGGGAGTGGCAGAGCAGCAGACCTCCTGGCATATGTTTATAAGCAGACAGAGAGTCAAGGGTAA